DNA sequence from the Pichia kudriavzevii chromosome 4, complete sequence genome:
TCTGAGAGCTTAACAACTTCGACCATAGTGAGATGTTTTGAATTGAGATACTCTTGGAGTTCTTCTGTTGTAAACAGAGAAGGAATTTGTCGACGTTGATTGCCAAAATTTTTGACCTGCTCTGGCTGTAACAGTTTTAAAACTGTAGTTATTACTTCAGTTGGAAGTGAAGTTGAAATAGTGGGTAAATCCAAAACCTCTAAAGGAACAAAATTGGCCTCTTCGTCTTTCGGTTCTTCTTCGGTTACCTTTTCATAAGTATTTTGTGATTCAAGGTTGaatgtttcaatttcgTCCTGTTCACCAACCCGTTTCACCTTTGTATCAGGTTCGAAAAAAGACAAGGGTTCAAAGCTCATCTGAACGATACTCTATGCCAAGTGAAAGAATCCACGAtaatcaaaatattcaaatgtAAGTGTTTACATGAAAAATCGCaaaaaactataaaattGTTAAAGTTTTTCATATGCGGTCTCATGATGAATGTAAAAATCCCACGTATCTATATGTTTTCTGGCAATTAACCAAAGACGAAACAAGTACTCATAAACCTTGGCAGCATGGTTCTGGATAAAAGGCTTATCGAGAGAAGCCTTTCTGTGAAAGAAGTGGCGTTTCTGGCTGAACAAGAaccaatttcaattcttccaaGGTACACAATGAACGGCATCAAGCTTATTGGGCGAGATATGAAGAAGCTAAAGCCTTTACAAAAAACAGACGTGCCGTTATGGATTGCACTATTATTAAAAAAGCAGCACAAATGTAACATAGTAATCCCCCCATGGCTGAGTGTCccatatttgaagaacaaacaCGCTGAAGAACAGAGGTTAAAAGACCGAGTCACAGATCTTCCTTGGCATTGGATACCTACGGCCAAACTTCTTTTGGAGGCCTGCCCTGACGACTTTATTGACTCTCCACATGAGATTAGGTCATTAATACAAGACTTGCGAGAAGTTCGATTGTTGAAAACACGGCAAGGTTTCACTCAGATAGACGATGATTATTTGGAGCTTACTGGTTTAAGTTTAATGGAAATCAACGAAATAAGGCCCTTCTTATTACAAACTATGGATAAGCTACATGACCTAAAGAAAGTCTCAGCAGAGGAAGATGTAAACAATGCCGAAAAGGGGGATTATTCCAGACACAACTCGAATCATGAAAACCTAAATGAAAATTACAATCATAACATTAACATTAATAGCAGCTTCCAGGGAAATGGCAGCCGGTATGACTCGTCAGATGTAGACGAAGAGCTTTCTCACAATGTTTCTGCAAATGATGCTACTCTTGTGGAGCAACAACCTGCACCAATGCCTGCTACGAAAAGACAAAGAGTTGGACCTCGGGCAAACACAAGCACAGAAGCCCATACAAACAACATGGCTTCAGATTCAGATTCAGATTCAGATGTAGAATATAGGCGCTAATAGATGCATGAAATCCGCAGATAATCCAAGTTTTAATGAGGCTCCACTTGGAGGTAATGTTGACTTTTGTAATTATATATGCgactggaaaaaaataaactgttgattttttttctaactAATTTTTGGAAACTGCGAAGTTTCATGAAATTTTATGAATTTCCATAGTTGGTTCTGTTGTGTACTTCATGTATTGGTCCCGTCTTGAATATTTATTTCGTTTTACCAACTGAGTTCgtataaatatatattaGATAATGTTGTCAAGATCATTGCTGCAAGGCGCACGCATACCTATAGCTCCAAGAGCTTTCCTCAGATATGCGTCCACAACTGAGATTGTTACCGAGAAGAAGGATACTAGTCTTGGACTAGGTAccaaatcaagaaagaagaaacaacaacGTCCGACTATAAATAAAGTTGGGGTTCCTCACGATCCTTACATTCCTGTGAGCTACAATCACTTGAAACTTTCCCAACCGGGTAAGGTTTTGCGTGCATTGTGGAACAGGGTCAAACTATTTGCTTTTAACTGGGTTCAGGTTTATCAATTTAAAAGCGGCATGGGTAAAGGCTATAAGCCACAGTTTGTTGCATGGAAGAATAAAGCAATTACAGAATTTGTTAGAGTCAATAAAGCATTTTCTG
Encoded proteins:
- a CDS encoding uncharacterized protein (PKUD0D04220; similar to Saccharomyces cerevisiae YJL072C (PSF2); ancestral locus Anc_1.300) is translated as MVLDKRLIERSLSVKEVAFLAEQEPISILPRYTMNGIKLIGRDMKKLKPLQKTDVPLWIALLLKKQHKCNIVIPPWLSVPYLKNKHAEEQRLKDRVTDLPWHWIPTAKLLLEACPDDFIDSPHEIRSLIQDLREVRLLKTRQGFTQIDDDYLELTGLSLMEINEIRPFLLQTMDKLHDLKKVSAEEDVNNAEKGDYSRHNSNHENLNENYNHNININSSFQGNGSRYDSSDVDEELSHNVSANDATLVEQQPAPMPATKRQRVGPRANTSTEAHTNNMASDSDSDSDVEYRR